The Triticum aestivum cultivar Chinese Spring chromosome 7B, IWGSC CS RefSeq v2.1, whole genome shotgun sequence genome window below encodes:
- the LOC123159553 gene encoding uncharacterized protein: MAGEVSKEELRSVLMQAMMAAKNLRPQRDRLLHLQRRLQRLQAATPGPDDAKLRDLATDLFKVYYIGMEAGARMLSTCLELAVKNGGRFAMNPSFAVMPDEQLHDALLAQRLPARPTTQPEALARVEAALFAVKLPEEYHIPRCIEHLAGSRPPHPGGKHDTASPDGKLRTAIDLDKASDFLERGCTILSLAVKHVDLAVAVLSRFLDRKELASLADFTDKVAYISEDGPYPSTD; the protein is encoded by the exons atggcgggaGAGGTGAGCAAGGAGGAGCTCCGGAGCGTCCTCATGCAGGCCATGATGGCCGCCAAGAACTTGCGCCCGCAGCGcgaccgcctcctgcatctccagcgcCGCCTGCAGCGCCTCCAGGCCGCCACCCCGGGCCCCGACGATGCCAAGCTCCGGGACCTCGCCACGGACCTCTTCAAGGTCTACTACATCggcatggaggccggcgcccgcaTGCTCAGCACCTGCCTCGAGCTAGCCGTCAAGAACGGCGGCCGCTTCGCCATGAACCCCTCCTTCGCCGTCATGCCCGACGAGCAGCTCCACGACGCGCTGCTCGCGCAGCGCCTCCCGGCCCGCCCCACCACCCAGCCCGAGGCCTTGGCCCGCGTCGAGGCCGCGCTCTTCGCCGTCAAGCTGCCCGAGGAGTACCACATCCCGCGCTGCATCGAGCACCTCGCCGGCTCCCGGCCCCCGCACCCCGGCGGCAAGCACGACACCGCCTCGCCGGACGGCAAGCTCAGGACAGCCATCGACCTGGACAAGGCGTCCGACTTCCTCGAGCGCGGGTGCACCATCCTGAGCCTCGCCGTCAAGCAcgtcgacctcgccgtcgccgtgcTCTCTCGCTTCCTCGACCGCAAGGAGCTCGCCAGcctcgccgacttcaccgacaagGTCGCCTACATCTCCGAG GACGGGCCATATCCTTCAACAGATTAG